One stretch of Bosea vaviloviae DNA includes these proteins:
- a CDS encoding MarR family transcriptional regulator, with protein MTYTQYLVLSVVWEKDGLTIGAIGERLALEPSTITPAVKRLEAAGFLTRRRSSTDERLVEVHLTQKGASLHPKTGCLTDALLRHSGFDVPQMIALNKLVQTLRQGMREATAGQSETVRGDAAD; from the coding sequence GTGACCTACACGCAGTATCTCGTGCTGAGCGTCGTCTGGGAGAAGGACGGGCTGACGATCGGGGCGATCGGCGAGCGGCTGGCGCTCGAACCCAGCACGATCACGCCGGCGGTCAAGCGGCTCGAGGCAGCGGGGTTTCTCACCCGCCGGCGCAGCAGCACCGACGAGCGCCTGGTCGAGGTGCATCTCACGCAGAAGGGGGCGAGCCTGCATCCCAAGACGGGCTGCCTGACCGACGCGCTGCTGCGCCATTCCGGCTTCGACGTGCCCCAGATGATCGCGCTCAACAAACTGGTCCAAACCCTGCGGCAGGGCATGCGTGAGGCGACGGCCGGGCAATCGGAAACGGTGAGGGGAGATGCAGCAGATTGA